The sequence aatcgcaaacataaattacaccGTTTTCGtaataaaactctctcaaggaagtttcgcgcctactgttggctgttcgtccattgtctctggttgccacgtacgacataaaaaaattaatgcttcgtgattgggTCACACTAAGGAGACGttgcacattcctgtagcgtgacagacatagccagccagccagccagacagacagacacatagtccccagaccgaaagtcggtttagccctatacgtttagagtacgctactcgccaagtctcgtgactatTACAAAGTTCCTTTTCTTagaggctcatagctgaattacGTATAAAGgtctggtataggtagtcgtcgttttgtgatcgtgatcaagacaattgaaatgtatacgtacagtctaggtatgcacttagttccgttgtaacgacagtggtatggtatttaatgacatagaaattgatatcggcaaacattgactatcaacagtgttagatgcagcacagtgtagtaaaggattgatcatactgtagtacgggaccCAATGAAAGTTCAAGAGCATTAGTGCCACAGCAGCCAAAAGCAACAACACTAGCGACGAAACGATGATTGTCCGTCTTCCAAAGCCTTTCGGCTTCCTAGCGTTAACGTTGACCCCATGCATCGAGTCGACGTAATCTCGACTCTCTCGCGTCTCGTCTTCATCACAATTATCGAGACTAGAGTCGGAATCGGAACCCTGATGGCTGGATACGCTCAAGTAGACGACAGGAGACTCCATAGAAAGGCCTTTCTGTCACAGAAAGTTCTTGGAAATTTTAGAGTGACGAGGTTAGCAGCATATGCTAAGTGTGTGATGCGTTAATTCGACTATGCAGTGTATTTACACTTTTGCTGTGTCCCGTATGCTGTGCTATGGCGACCGACTTCCACATTCTGTGCGAGTTTGGTTCTTCTTCTGTGACGAGTGGCGGTTGGTGTAGCGAGGGCGAAATTTACTTGTCATTCAGGAGATCTAATGTGTTGCATGTGATGTGTGGTGATGCAGCAGGAATGATTTTCAGGTTTAGTCAGGAAGTTGTGTGGTCTGCATCTGATACGCAAACATTAATGGCTGCTACTTGCGATGGACGTATCTGGACAATCCCGCTCCACTCTCTCCAAGGGCAAGAAACAACAATAAATgacattatccgggatattgaTGACCAATACCTTGTAGCTGTTGAGGAAagtgttttctgttttgtagTAGCAGAGACGTTTATGGCAATTCTGAAACGTTGTCAGTACACCcactgtctctctgtttatgATCGAGTGAAGAGCACAACAAACTTTACTAAGACAGCTCGACTGCAACTACATTTTCCAATCAACAACAGAACACTAACAGACGAAAGTCCttgtgatgacgtcactaatATTGTTATTAAACCTCTTCTATGTTTATTGCCTGATTCTCAGCAGTCGCTGCTTGGCATGACGTCCATTGACAGTCGGCTGTTTTCATGTCTGTGTGGATCGGATGCTGGCAATAGTACGGCCATCATATTGTacggtggtggtgatggtgttGTCAGATGTATTGCTGTATCGGATCTTGTGGTGAAGACTACACCTGGAGATGGCGACTCGGACTCTGATTTTGACTGGGGCGTGCAGACTGACCCTCCTGTTGTCTGTTGCATTGACCAACCCACACAGTCCCTGCATGCAGCCGTTCTACCCACCGAAGGAGCTCAGCCTGTCTCGCACAGTTGcaattgtattgttgttgttggctgTTTGGGGCGAATCATGTTGATTATGGCAGATGAGGGAAATCATCTTGTCTTCCATGAATACAATGTTGACAGTCCCGTCACTGCTTCATGTGTGGTAGCATTTCATTGGCTAATTCATGCCACACAAACTGATACGTACGTATCCAGTCTAGTACAGACAGAATACGAACAGACAATGATGAGAGAAAAAGTCGTGTTGACTCCATCGATGGGACAAACGGAGGAACCACAAAGACGGCAAATACCTTACTGTTTTACTTTAAAGTCAATTCCTTTGTCTCTAACTCATGCAACCTGGATATGTCCAGTTGGTGGTGTTGCCACGAAGTCGTGCATTGCACTCACACAATCTCGACGTTTATATCAGTTTGAATTCcaagcaaacacaaagagAGACAGTCTAAAACAGCTGTCAACTAAAGCAGGCGAACAGAAACTTAGCGAGATTCTCGCCAGCTTGAGGGCAACGTCCAACGAGATGCATCGTGTTGACAGCGAGAAAACAAGAATCGACGCGGCGATTAGAGATGTGAGCATCAGTATGAACATTTTGTGTGACTTTCTGGACATTCATCGTGGTCAGTCTCAACCCGAAACGGCACCACTAAAAATCTCTATCATACCCGTGGTGAGAGACAAGGGATTACCGGGATGTGAAGCAAACATCAAGTGTTACATACAAAATGCATCAAGCTATGAGTTACCTGCGGGTTGGTTTGTCATTCTGTCAATTCATCCGACTAACGATACGACgtgttctctgtctgtcccacGTTTGCCTCTGTTTCCTACCTCGATGCGTCAGTTATCCGTCTCGAGTGTGACACGGTCGTTTCCTCTCAAAAACTTGAAACCTTTCATGTTTGCCGAGTTCGAAATTTCGCTTCCTGAGTGGTCACAAGACTCTTTAGTTTCGATGAGTGTGCGGTGTCTTCTTCACTATAATGCCTCGTCGTTGATTGATGGTTTCTCTCTCACACCTGTTGGTACGACTGACGTGTCTGCTTGTACAATTCATGTGGAGACAACGAAGCTGGATGTTCTTGATTTTGTTCGTCCACACACTCGGACGGCTTCTCTGCCTGTGCAGCAAAGTTTCCTTCAAACAGCAAGCAACATTCAGATGCTCCTCGATCAGTTACAGGAACACAAATCAGATGGCAACAAATCAACTGATGAAAGCCTAGCAGCATCACGCCCGTCTATGGCTGCAATCAAAGTCACTAATCTTCTTGTTTCGCGGCTTAGTCCGATGTTGACGTCTTCAGTTGATTATTCTAGTTCAACGGTTAGGGGTCCATCTGTTCTTCTTCGTCGTTTACTCGAACAGAACGCACTTTGCAGTGAAATGGAGTTGAAGAGTTTTGGGGTACACGTGAGTGTTAAACTCCTCACACCTCTCAATATGTGTGTTGACTTGCAAGCTGTGTATGTTGAGAAAGCTCGATTGGGACAGAATATCACGCAGGGAATGGCACCTAGAGATGTCGAGTTAACAATTTCAAGTTATGATGATGCAACACTGGAGTCTGTTAGGGCAGCTGTAATGGCTCGCTTTCAGGTTAGTTGGTCTGTTGTCATTGTGTTGGTTTAAAAAGGGATAGTTTAGGATGATAATTAGTGCAGACAGGAATGTGGAGACAAAtggtgtgcacacacacacacacacacacacacacacacacacacacacacacacacacacgcgcacacacacacacaccacacacacacacacacacacacacacacacacacacacacacacacaccacacacacacacacacacacacacacacacacacacacacacacacacacacacgcacccacccacaaatagatggacagacaggtgactgacagagacagacagacaggcagacagacagacagatagacagacagacagacagactcattttaattaagccaACATACCAGTACTTGTCCTGTTAACCGTGTGCCTACTTCCACAGGGCAACACCGAAACACTACAGCCATCCAGTAGACCAATAATGTCTGTCGTTGACGCCCAGAAAGCACTCGATCAAGTCCAAGTAAGAAATGATGTTCACACATTCGTCTCCCTCTGCCTCACACGTATTATCTCTATTTCACAGATGATCTGGGCCGAAGCAAGCAGCCTACGAACTACACCGACAAGTGAACACGCTACAGagtcacacatgcacacacgaaTCGCAGAACTTCACAAAAAACTGTGCAACGTCCGTCTGCCTTTACTctaacacacatacacgttgACAATAATCATCGAGACAAACttatttgtgtatgtattcATTCCAACCGCATCATCAGCATCAAGCAAATCATATATCATACATACACGATTTCTATTCATGTCTGCTAATATGGCTGCGTGTTGTAGTATCCGTATCCCGGCTGTTGTTGCCCGGCAGCCCGCGAGTATGGATTATATCCCTGCACTTGTGATGGTGCTTGTCCTGTGTGTTGTGGCTGAGATGTGTACGGCCCACTCGGCGTCATCCCATACGTCGATGCTGCCGTCGGTTGATATGCCAATCCGGGTCGTTGTTGGTACCTGTAGGAGGACGCTTGTGGAGCAGAcgtctgttgtgtttgttgttggggaTATTGCATGTATTGTGCGGACGATGAAGGGTACGGTTGAGCCGATGCACCCTCCGCTCCGTATGATATTGTATTAGAAGGAGCCGGCGCACGATAGTTCTCTGGTGCTTGTTGGGGGATCGGcggctgttgctgctgttgttgcatgacTGAAGAGGCAGCACGTGGTGCTTGCTGATGTGTTGGCTGTAATGCTTGTTGTGGTTCAGGAGGCACATTTATTGGATGACTAGTGTCTTGTGTGGTGCCACTGCTGCCAGGGAAAGcgccactagctgcacctgtGTAAAAGCCGTTGTATCTTTCATtgcaaataataaattaacatgcagtagttaatattaatataaatttattatttatttgatattaattataatgtaTTTTCTGCTGCAAATACAATGTcgtgtatttaattaattaattaaattaattaatatttaggTATTTTTCATTGCAAATAAATTTATATGtactagttaatattaatattaatttatataaatttatttgatattaatcataACGTATCATAATTTCATgcaaataataaattactatgtactagttaatattaacattaatttatataaataaataaagtattACAaatgtatataattaattaatgttataaACAATTTCAATACTCAGTAATTAACATCAatttatttgatattaatatcaatttatataAAGTGTATTGCATACCCATTGGATGTATATCAAATGAGTCCATGATGGTTGCACTTGGAGCCATTGACGGAGCGGTGGGTTGAGTCACAGATGTCATTGGCATGTCTTTCACTGTCTGTTCAATCGTCTGTGGCTTGAAAGGATCAAACATTGCTGCATCTACTCCAGACGTAATAGCAGTTGGCTTTTCTATTGGCTTTAGTTCTTGCACACCTGCGGCTAACATCcattacaaaaatttaattcaATGAGAACATGATAGTCGACATGTTTGTGTACCTTGAggtgttgcttgtctgtcttgtttcttCTGATTCTCGATAAGACTGAGTTTGTCCAGCATGTGATTCACTTGGTCTCGAATCTTGATTAGTTCTTCTCTCACAGATGAAAGTGAATCGGGATCAACGTGAATTTCTGATGGCCACTGCTCGCCATTCACTGAGCAATACACAAATTGCAGACattgacaagcagacagacagacagataaacaaacggacagacaaacaaacaaacagacagacacacagacagacagacaaacaaatagacagacaaacagacagacaaacagacaataaaaacaaacacagacagacagataacaacAGCAGCCATCCCTTGAGCAATACCCAACAAGAAACTCGTCATTCCCAACATCCACACAACCTCACCCAGCAACACAATCCGCAAGATCTTGCTCGACTGTTTGGCAAGCGTCAAATCGGCATTATCCGCTATCGTCACCAAATCTCGATctacaaaaaacaaaacatccaaccatcacaaacaacaaccacacCCTCTCGTCTCAACCACACCTCAACACCTCAGTTAGGCCACTATTTGTTGATTCATATTTTCTCATCAGAACTCAAGATGACACGGGCAGACAAACCATCATTACAATATTTCCATGCATCGTCCATAGTACACTATCCAAAAATCAAGTTTGGATGTTCACACCACTCGGTGACAGTTTCCAACCTTCAGGGCCGCAGGAAGCATTTTGAAAATGGTCCAGCCTAGTGTGCACTAAAAGGGCGTGGTCCAAGGATAGCACATTAAAGAGGGTGTAGTCCACAGGTCTTCCAGTATACCGTATCTATTGTTACTTTCGTTTACCAAAAATACTGTAATGCAAACTATCCCAATCAGAGACGAAGATCTTCATCGACAAAACGGCCGAATTGTCTCAGCCTGTGCTCACTGTTGACAAACACGTTTGCTACATCAACAACATTCAACCAGTGCTTAACATTCAAAAATGGCAGGAGTGTAACAAATCGCTCTCCTGACCCGACCTCAGGAGAGCTAGGAGAGTGATTGAGTTTTTCAACATTTCGTGTTATATACCTGATTATATGCTACTCTAGCAATTATTTGACCATGAATCTCACAAGGCATGGAAGGTGCACACTTGGAATTGAATGTCACATAAATAATGTTACTACtgatgaacaaacaacaacacaatgattAAACTGTAAATACTAGATCATCTTAGGTGTCAAATAATGCAGGTTCCAGATCGGGCTGTTCCATATCATTACCAGACTTTGACAACTAATTCTCTGCCCTCCATCCTCTTGGTTACGTATCCAAAGGTGTGGCTGATGTACTAGCTCAAGAACGTGGACAAATGCACTGAAGACATTGACAGGTCACTCCTAGCTAAAACTACTGTAGTACCTACGTGATATTGGCTGTCGGTGCGTACACCACGTTGCTGACCTGACCGACGAAAGTAGATAATGAGAAAGTTCAGGCTCCAGGAGTGCTCTTTAGATCTTTACTGTTAATTGTATTGACGTAAATGGTGTCAGGTATACATCATTGTAAACATCCAGAGTACAGAGACTGCCATTGTCCAGTAGTTAGATCACATCTTTAAAGATCATTAGTGGTTGCAGGAACTTTGATGTGCAGACGTCTTATCGCTAGCCGCTGCTAGATTGATGTCAACCGTTTCCACTATTAGAAATGGGAAGTTCTGCGGTTTCGAACGATACCAAGGATTGTCTCTCCAGAACATCGCGTAGCAAAGCTATAGGGAATTTACGATGGCCAGGTCTCACTAACTTAAATGTCTAGGGAAAAGGCTTGAGAGAGCGACAAATCGCACTCCAAGAACAGGTTTCAGGCACGTTATGGAGCACAAGAGCAATCGTGCGCCTCAAAAATCATTGTCTGATTCAACTCATCAGTTTACTGGTACGACGACAGTCAAACAAGTTCCATCTGCCGTGATCACCTGATCTAAGCAGAATGTGACGCTGCTGCCTTATACGCAATGACCTCCCACTCCACATTTTTAAGGCAGCGaacataaaaaaattatatatatatagtagttatttaattacctatacCTTCAACCGGAAGTTTTAGCCAATCGTCGACTGGTGGAAGTACAATTTTTTGAAACATGGTCCGGCCAaaaccagacacacacataatgatgtgtgtgtgtgtgtgtgtgtgtgtgtgtgtgtgtgtgtgtgtgtgtgtgttcatgtgtgtgtgcatgtgtgtgcttgttgtttgtttcctACAGCCCTGCTTCTGACTGTTTCTCATCAAAACCCATTGAAATCACATTAGACTTCGTTTGTAACGAGAGTCTCTATGTCCAACAAATACGCATGGCTGTTGATCAACATTGACATCAATGTCTTTCCCTTATTACATATAACGTCATTCTTTAatcgcgcatgcgcaatcgCAATACAACTATCATCCGGGAATCAAATTTCGTGCGGGCGTGATGAAACTatgaatcaacaaaatcaacaaatacTGGCCTTACCTTCGTCTCTATACTTTAGCGTCACCTCGTCTCTCGAGCTAAGACGGCCCTGAAAGATGCGCTGCATCATGATGATAAGCTCGTCGTACGTGATGTCTTCATTGTGAATGAGAATGCGACGAATGTCGTGCTCGAGTTGCGCCTTGATGATGAGGTTGCCGGTCAGGTCGACGCTAGGGAACGAGAGATTGCTGGCATCCTTGCCAAACGCCTCGTACACAGGACGAGACGTCATCAGTaagtaatgttgatattaatcttTGGGTATGAGCCTCGCATTTCGGTCCTTGTGTGAAAAAAATTGAGATAGAAATTTTGCCAAATTTGTGTGCAGTTTGGGGCGCCGAGGTTACAGCATTAGACTTTTAATTTGAGATGGTAAACGCTGTTTAGAAATTACAGTTTTGATATTAAATCTTGTAGATtgttttaaataattaattaattaattaattaatcttacaTACTACTAGTATGTAAGTAGTATGTAAGTATTACATAGTAGAGGACAATCAGTATGTTAACTAACATGCAGTGCACGTGACtaaatatcacgtgactaaatattatcacgtgactaatatcacgtgactaagaAAATACGTGATTAAACGAAGCCCAGTCTTACCATTATCCGTTCATTCTACGTTAAATGTTATTGCAAGGCGTTCAGACATCTAGTTCACAAAAGATCATTAATCCCCCAAAGTCTGCAAAAATTCTAGACGTCACGTGATCTATGTACGGGGGTGTGGCGAAAAATGAAGTTTACTCGAATACGAGCGGCGACCTTACTTCTATGCTTCGCCACCGCGTATCTCATCGGCGAGTATGGACTGCTCTACATCTACACAATGTACTGGGACTTTCCTCAACGAGGAATGGGATCCGACGTGGTGAAGATCCTCCTCGTCAGTGACGCGCATGTAGCAAACATGCAGAATGATAATCACTGGCTGAGCATGCTAGCACGTTGGGATGCTGACAGTTATCTTAGTCAGTCGTTTGCAGCCGCTTGCAGGCACGTAAAGCCAGAGATGGTTGTTTTCCTTGGTGATCTGATGGATGGAGGTAGCAGGGCAACAGATGCTGACTTCCGGTTGTATAGTGAGAGGGTGAGGAGAGTGTTTTCGGTGCCTGATGGAGTGTCTGCGGTTTATTTGCCTGGTGGGCATGATATTGGTGGGGATGATGGTGAGGAGATGTCTTGGAAGAAAGTGGGGAGATTTGTTGAGGAGTTTGGGAAGCCGAATTTGGTGGTGAATTTTAAGGAATTGGATTTTGTTAAGGTGTGACGTTGTTGCACGTGCGTACTGTACACCACACTTAGATGTCTGggttattgttgtgttggtgtGGTGTAAATTGGTTGTGCTGCACGCATGCACgagcacacgcacgcacacacacacacacacacacacacacacacacacacacacacctgcacacacacacacacacacacacacacacctgcacacacacacacacacctgcacacacacacacacacctgcacacacacacacacacacacactcctgcacacacacacacacacacacacacacacacacacacacacacacacacacctgcacgcacacacacacacacacacacacacacacacacacacacacacacacacgtcaatCAGTCTCAAGTGCAACCTGCCAACTTGTTGCATCATCTAATCCaaataatgtatgtatgtttcaATTGGTCTGTGTGTATTGCATCTGCAGATTAATACAGTAATTTGGCTACGAAATCAAGGAACTTTAAACGAAGATGAGACAAACTTTCTTAAAGAATTTTCACTTTTTCTTGGCGTCATAGACGAAGACAGACGATCTTTTCATGCACCCATTGTCTTCTCACACATTCCGCTCTCACATAATCGTGAGGCTCGAGACAATATCTTCAAACAACTACGGCCGAGAGTCGTTTTCAGTGGTCACACTCATAAGGCCAAAAAGCACAAGTTTGAACTTGAAGAGATGAGTATTGCTCACTATAAAGGGAAGGAGGAAGGACCACTGGATGTGACTGACTATACAGTCCCAACATGTAACTATCAGGTAGCAGAGAGTGGAATGGGATATGCGGCTGCATTGCTAggtaataatatattaattataatatattactaaattattattttattgacatatttttaaataattaattataagtaATAAATGGATTGTCATTGTTATTAATGACTGAATTGTCTAATTGTTATCTAATTGAATTAAGTTGCAAATCTTAATAAACAAtgatattttaattaatttattattattattttataaatttgtAATTGATATCGAATTAACTTGCTAACCCAAATAAACAATACAATTATTGTtgataatttatttaattaattattattttataaattttcaATTGATAATTAAGTTGCTAAACCAAAtacacaataaaataattgttgatataaatttaattaattaattattttataaattttaattaatattgaattATGTTGCTAAACCAAAtacacaataaaataattgttgatataaatttaattaatattgaattATGTTGCTAAACCAAAtacacaataaaataattgttgatataaatttaactaattaattattattttataaatttttaattaatattgaattATGTTGCTAACCAAAtacacaataaaataattgatataaatttaattaattgattattattttataattttaattgatgatgtcatcactTATGATTGTTGTACGTATTGTAGGACCTACTGGAAAGGCTCAGTTCTACACAATTCTATGGTTGCCACCTCGATATCCCACTCTGTTCATATAcatcatcctcatcatcatcttcatcgcATTTCTATGCTGGTTCAGACGCTaggagtcacgtgattttaaaattattgattaatatcaaactgACATTTGAATATACTTGcagcaaaaacaaatatataagTGTGAGTGATGACTACAAATACAATGAAATCGGTTAGCGACACATACTGGGACGTCAGTGTGTTATTCCACATTGCACTTGATCATGACCTTGATGGCTCCACTGGTCGGGTTGTTTGCTGTCTTGAAAGCATCCAATGTTTGTTCCAGCTCATAGTGATGTGTAACAAGAGGCTTCACATCGACAGCTCCACTGGCAACCATCTCGAGTGCAGTTGGATAGCtaacatataattaattaattaattaattaaactgaatttttatttgcaaattttattatatatttattattatatattttatgtattgaTTAAAagttatttattttatataaattattaataaattaatttatttacacTTGGTAATTAGCAACATACGTCCATAAATATCTAATTACTTAGTAactgtttgtacattttacCAGTTTCTGTAGCGAAAGATACCACGGATGTCTACTTCCCTCACTGATGCATCAACAATGGGAATATTGACCACAGGTTTGCCAAGACCGACCAGAACTAACGTTCCACCAGATCGAGTCgactgaaacaaacaaacaaacaaacttttatTAATCACATTGTTTATAGGTGTGGCCACAGTCGTCTGAAATAAGATTTGTTGTACAGAATATTACTAATAATTATATGcataattatcaattaataatttagtaattaataaaatagaatAAGATTAAACATTCCTACTTCAATTGGCTacaataaattttttatttaaaagataaattaataaaattatttaaattatttaaaaataaaattaaaaattatttaagaaataaaatcaaaattattCAAACTTATtcacaaaaataaaataaaaagttattaattaaatttatttaaattatttaaaaataaaattaaaatttttaaattattttaaaaataaaattaaaattatttaaattatttaaaaataaaataattcaaaattataaaaataattaaaataattaaaaataaaattaaaattattcaaaataatttgaaaaataaaattaaaattaattactgtATTTCATTTCATCTCACGTATATTCCAGCACAAATACTTGGTTCAGCTCCTGTGCATTCAATCGTCTGTGTGGCGAGATCGCCAAGATATTCCTTCACTTTCACAGCAATGTCTTTCGCTGTCATGTCTCTGCTCACTTGGATGCAACAATCGGCTCCCATTTCTTTTGCTTTCTGCAATCTGTTACTGTCCAGATCTACACAATAAGttacaaccaaccaaccaaccaaccaaccgaCCAACTGACCGACCAATAACCCGACCAACCGACCGACCAATAACCCGACCAACCGACCGACCAATAACCCGACCAACCGACCGACCAACCAATCAACAACCCGACCAACCAACAACCCGACCAACCAACAACCCGACCG is a genomic window of Corticium candelabrum chromosome 11, ooCorCand1.1, whole genome shotgun sequence containing:
- the LOC134186352 gene encoding uncharacterized protein LOC134186352; this encodes MCGDAAGMIFRFSQEVVWSASDTQTLMAATCDGRIWTIPLHSLQGQETTINDIIRDIDDQYLVAVEESVFCFVVAETFMAILKRCQYTHCLSVYDRVKSTTNFTKTARLQLHFPINNRTLTDESPCDDVTNIVIKPLLCLLPDSQQSLLGMTSIDSRLFSCLCGSDAGNSTAIILYGGGDGVVRCIAVSDLVVKTTPGDGDSDSDFDWGVQTDPPVVCCIDQPTQSLHAAVLPTEGAQPVSHSCNCIVVVGCLGRIMLIMADEGNHLVFHEYNVDSPVTASCVVAFHWLIHATQTDTYVSSLVQTEYEQTMMREKVVLTPSMGQTEEPQRRQIPYCFTLKSIPLSLTHATWICPVGGVATKSCIALTQSRRLYQFEFQANTKRDSLKQLSTKAGEQKLSEILASLRATSNEMHRVDSEKTRIDAAIRDVSISMNILCDFLDIHRGQSQPETAPLKISIIPVVRDKGLPGCEANIKCYIQNASSYELPAGWFVILSIHPTNDTTCSLSVPRLPLFPTSMRQLSVSSVTRSFPLKNLKPFMFAEFEISLPEWSQDSLVSMSVRCLLHYNASSLIDGFSLTPVGTTDVSACTIHVETTKLDVLDFVRPHTRTASLPVQQSFLQTASNIQMLLDQLQEHKSDGNKSTDESLAASRPSMAAIKVTNLLVSRLSPMLTSSVDYSSSTVRGPSVLLRRLLEQNALCSEMELKSFGVHVSVKLLTPLNMCVDLQAVYVEKARLGQNITQGMAPRDVELTISSYDDATLESVRAAVMARFQGNTETLQPSSRPIMSVVDAQKALDQVQMIWAEASSLRTTPTSEHATESHMHTRIAELHKKLCNVRLPLL
- the LOC134186355 gene encoding metallophosphoesterase 1-like isoform X1 — protein: MKFTRIRAATLLLCFATAYLIGEYGLLYIYTMYWDFPQRGMGSDVVKILLVSDAHVANMQNDNHWLSMLARWDADSYLSQSFAAACRHVKPEMVVFLGDLMDGGSRATDADFRLYSERVRRVFSVPDGVSAVYLPGGHDIGGDDGEEMSWKKVGRFVEEFGKPNLVVNFKELDFVKINTVIWLRNQGTLNEDETNFLKEFSLFLGVIDEDRRSFHAPIVFSHIPLSHNREARDNIFKQLRPRVVFSGHTHKAKKHKFELEEMSIAHYKGKEEGPLDVTDYTVPTCNYQVAESGMGYAAALLGPTGKAQFYTILWLPPRYPTLFIYIILIIIFIAFLCWFRR
- the LOC134186355 gene encoding uncharacterized protein LOC134186355 isoform X2, with product MKFTRIRAATLLLCFATAYLIGEYGLLYIYTMYWDFPQRGMGSDVVKILLVSDAHVANMQNDNHWLSMLARWDADSYLSQSFAAACRHVKPEMVVFLGDLMDGGSRATDADFRLYSERINTVIWLRNQGTLNEDETNFLKEFSLFLGVIDEDRRSFHAPIVFSHIPLSHNREARDNIFKQLRPRVVFSGHTHKAKKHKFELEEMSIAHYKGKEEGPLDVTDYTVPTCNYQVAESGMGYAAALLGPTGKAQFYTILWLPPRYPTLFIYIILIIIFIAFLCWFRR
- the LOC134186353 gene encoding protein TFG-like, yielding MTSRPVYEAFGKDASNLSFPSVDLTGNLIIKAQLEHDIRRILIHNEDITYDELIIMMQRIFQGRLSSRDEVTLKYRDEDRDLVTIADNADLTLAKQSSKILRIVLLVNGEQWPSEIHVDPDSLSSVREELIKIRDQVNHMLDKLSLIENQKKQDRQATPQAAGVQELKPIEKPTAITSGVDAAMFDPFKPQTIEQTVKDMPMTSVTQPTAPSMAPSATIMDSFDIHPMGAASGAFPGSSGTTQDTSHPINVPPEPQQALQPTHQQAPRAASSVMQQQQQQPPIPQQAPENYRAPAPSNTISYGAEGASAQPYPSSSAQYMQYPQQQTQQTSAPQASSYRYQQRPGLAYQPTAASTYGMTPSGPYTSQPQHTGQAPSQVQGYNPYSRAAGQQQPGYGYYNTQPY